A genomic window from Microbacterium sp. H1-D42 includes:
- the narH gene encoding nitrate reductase subunit beta, translating into MKVMAQMSMVMNLDKCIGCHTCSVTCKQAWTNRTGVEYVWFNNVETRPGVGYPRGYEDQEKWGGGWVRDKRGRLRLRSGGRLAKIARIFSNPKLPGIDDYYEPWTYDYDMLVNAPSGDHTPVARPKSLITGKDMKVEWSANWDDDLGGSIETMQDDPILKKMSEEVKAEYEKAFMFYLPRICEHCLNPSCVASCPSGAMYKRQEDGIVLVDQDACRGWRMCISGCPYKKVYFNHKTGKAEKCTMCYPRIEVGLPTVCSETCVGRLRYLGLVLYDADRVAEAAAVEDEHELLDAQRSVLLDPNDPEVIEAARRDGIPEDWIEHAQRSPVWRLIHDYKVALPLHPEYRTMPMVWYIPPLSPVVDVVTGSGNDGEDARTLFAAIDKLRIPISYLAELFTAGDVEPVNDSLRKLAAMRSYMRGISIDGVREEEIANAVGMSGRQMEEMYRLLAIAKYEERYVIPAAHQEQAHDLEEMGCSLDFDGGPGMGGGGPFGAASGSSVPVAVENFNALSDRQTADRPSSPGRINLLNWDGNGSAQGLFPPEGERAEQRSYDTDGERT; encoded by the coding sequence ATGAAAGTAATGGCTCAGATGTCGATGGTCATGAACCTCGACAAGTGCATCGGATGCCACACCTGCTCGGTGACCTGCAAACAGGCGTGGACCAACCGCACCGGCGTGGAGTACGTCTGGTTCAACAACGTCGAGACCCGACCCGGTGTCGGCTACCCGCGCGGGTACGAGGACCAGGAGAAGTGGGGCGGCGGCTGGGTGCGCGACAAGCGCGGTCGGCTGCGGCTGCGCAGCGGCGGGCGTCTCGCGAAGATCGCCCGCATCTTCTCGAATCCGAAGCTGCCAGGCATCGACGACTACTACGAGCCGTGGACGTACGACTACGACATGCTCGTCAACGCCCCCAGCGGCGACCACACCCCGGTAGCCAGGCCCAAGAGCCTGATCACCGGCAAGGACATGAAGGTCGAGTGGTCGGCGAACTGGGACGACGACCTCGGCGGCTCGATCGAGACGATGCAGGACGACCCGATCCTGAAGAAGATGAGCGAAGAGGTGAAGGCCGAGTACGAGAAGGCCTTCATGTTCTACCTGCCGCGCATCTGCGAACACTGCCTGAACCCCTCGTGCGTGGCGTCGTGCCCGTCCGGTGCGATGTACAAGCGCCAGGAGGACGGCATCGTCCTGGTCGACCAGGACGCCTGCCGCGGCTGGCGCATGTGCATCTCGGGATGCCCGTACAAGAAGGTCTACTTCAACCACAAGACCGGCAAGGCCGAGAAGTGCACGATGTGCTATCCGCGCATCGAGGTGGGCCTGCCCACCGTGTGCTCCGAGACCTGCGTCGGCCGCCTTCGGTACCTGGGTCTGGTGCTCTACGACGCGGACCGCGTGGCCGAGGCCGCGGCTGTCGAGGATGAGCACGAGCTGCTCGACGCGCAGCGCTCGGTGCTCCTCGACCCGAACGACCCCGAGGTCATCGAGGCCGCACGCCGCGACGGAATCCCAGAGGACTGGATCGAGCACGCCCAGCGCAGCCCGGTGTGGCGCCTGATCCACGACTACAAGGTGGCCCTGCCGCTGCACCCCGAGTACCGGACCATGCCGATGGTCTGGTACATCCCGCCGCTCTCTCCCGTCGTCGACGTGGTCACCGGCTCGGGCAACGACGGTGAGGATGCCAGGACGCTGTTCGCCGCGATCGACAAGCTTCGCATCCCGATCAGCTACCTCGCCGAGCTGTTCACGGCAGGCGATGTGGAGCCCGTGAACGACTCGCTGCGCAAGCTCGCCGCCATGCGCTCGTACATGCGCGGCATCAGCATCGACGGCGTGCGCGAGGAGGAGATCGCGAATGCGGTCGGCATGAGCGGCCGGCAGATGGAGGAGATGTACCGACTGCTCGCGATCGCGAAGTACGAGGAGCGCTACGTCATTCCGGCAGCGCACCAGGAGCAGGCACACGACCTCGAGGAGATGGGCTGCTCGCTCGACTTCGATGGCGGCCCCGGCATGGGCGGAGGCGGCCCGTTCGGCGCGGCCAGCGGATCTTCTGTGCCGGTGGCGGTGGAGAACTTCAACGCGCTCTCGGACCGCCAGACCGCCGATCGCCCCTCGAGCCCAGGACGGATCAACCTGCTGAACTGGGACGGCAACGGCAGCGCCCAGGGGCTGTTCCCGCCCGAGGGTGAGCGCGCCGAGCAGCGCTCGTACGACACGGACGGTGAGCGCACATGA
- the narJ gene encoding nitrate reductase molybdenum cofactor assembly chaperone: MSTVLPPRVTPKRKLPDALAPASLNAAQRRTVHMLASLLLDYPDAQWTERLDVFEANAVALPKAVAEPLERFIARAREIGASDLQKMYVTTFDLKRKCSLYLSYYATGDTRRRGTALVTFLDAYRAAGWEFDADELPDYLPAVLEFSARSQSDVADAVLAAHREGIEVLRAALESMDSPWADIVRVITLSLPKVDQATRERVLALVSEGPPTETVGLSLPMPAFRGTGDSTSAFVTGE, translated from the coding sequence ATGAGCACCGTCCTGCCCCCGCGGGTGACGCCCAAGCGCAAGCTGCCGGATGCCCTCGCACCGGCCTCGCTGAACGCCGCGCAGCGGCGCACCGTGCACATGCTGGCCTCGCTGCTGCTGGACTACCCGGATGCGCAGTGGACCGAGCGCCTGGACGTGTTCGAGGCGAATGCGGTCGCGCTGCCGAAGGCCGTCGCCGAGCCGCTCGAGCGATTCATCGCCAGGGCACGCGAGATCGGGGCATCCGATCTGCAGAAGATGTACGTCACCACGTTCGACCTCAAGCGCAAGTGCTCGCTGTATCTGAGCTACTACGCCACCGGCGACACCCGTCGCCGTGGCACGGCGCTGGTCACCTTCCTCGACGCCTACCGGGCGGCGGGGTGGGAGTTCGACGCCGACGAGCTGCCCGACTACCTGCCGGCGGTGCTGGAGTTCTCAGCGCGGTCGCAGTCGGATGTGGCGGATGCTGTGCTCGCCGCGCACCGGGAGGGCATCGAGGTGCTGCGAGCAGCGCTGGAGAGCATGGACAGCCCGTGGGCCGACATCGTGCGCGTCATCACACTGTCGCTGCCGAAGGTCGACCAGGCCACTCGTGAGAGAGTGCTCGCCCTGGTGAGTGAGGGCCCGCCGACCGAGACGGTCGGTCTGAGCCTGCCCATGCCGGCCTTCCGTGGCACCGGCGATTCGACTTCGGCCTTTGTGACAGGGGAGTGA